The Puntigrus tetrazona isolate hp1 chromosome 4, ASM1883169v1, whole genome shotgun sequence genome includes a window with the following:
- the bcat1 gene encoding branched-chain-amino-acid aminotransferase, cytosolic isoform X1, with amino-acid sequence MASVASAASAPSSQEVLENNDVAGNASSFKAADTVIQLVQNQKPKPEPNGLVFGTVFTDHMLTIEWSLEEGWQEPHIKPFGNLSVHPGCSALHYAVQLFEGMKAYRGPDNKVRLFRPMINMKRMLKSAHRACLPSFDCAELLECIRKLVEVDQDWVPHSDSASLYIRPTFLGTEPTLGVKKPNKAMLFVILSPVGSYFSTGAKPVSLWADSKYIRAWRGGTGDCKMGGNYGASIYAQYEAVDYGCQQVLWLYGDNHQITEVGTMNLFVHWINEKGEEELATPPLDGIILPGVTRQSILELAHKWGEFQVSERYLTMADLRQALEDKRVKEMFGSGTACVVSPVGRILYQGENLHIPCEGGFPPLASRLLKELTDIQYGRTPSDWSLIV; translated from the exons ATGGCGAGCGTTGCATCAGCCGCGAGCGCTCCATCATCTCAAGAG gtACTTGAAAATAATGATGTGGCTGGCAATGCCTCTAGCTTTAAG GCCGCAGACACGGTGATACAGTTAGTACAGAACCAAAAGCCAAAACCTGAACCGAATGGCCTGGTGTTTGGGACAGTCTTTACCGACCACATGTTGACCATTGAGTGGAGTCTTGAGGAAGGCTGGCAGGAGCCGCACATCAAGCCTTTTGGGAACCTGTCCGTACACCCAGGCTGTTCTGCCCTGCATTACGCTGTACAG CTCTTTGAGGGTATGAAGGCGTACCGGGGCCCAGATAACAAAGTGCGTCTTTTCAGACCCATGATAAACATGAAGCGGATGCTGAAGTCCGCCCACAGGGCCTGTCTGCCT AGTTTTGATTGTGCAGAGTTACTGGAGTGCATCAGGAAGCTGGTGGAGGTTGATCAGGATTGGGTTCCTCACTCAGACTCTGCCAGTTTGTACATCCGTCCCACCTTCCTGGGCACAGAG CCCACCCTTGGTGTCAAGAAGCCCAACAAGGCAATGCTTTTCGTCATCCTCAGCCCTGTGGGCTCATACTTCAGCACGGGTGCTAAACCAGTGTCTCTGTGGGCCGACTCCAAATACATCAGAGCTTGGAGAGGAGGTACAGGAGACTGCAAGATGggagg GAACTATGGCGCATCTATCTATGCCCAGTATGAGGCGGTGGATTACGGCTGCCAGCAGGTTCTGTGGCTGTACGGGGACAACCATCAGATAACAGAGGTCGGCACCATGAACCTTTTCGTTCACTGGATCAATGAGAAAGGAG agGAGGAGCTTGCAACACCACCTCTAGATGGCATTATTTTGCCGGGCGTTACACGACAAAGCATCCTAGAACTTGCTCACAAATGG GGTGAGTTCCAAGTATCCGAGCGGTATCTGACCATGGCCGACCTGCGGCAGGCTCTGGAGGACAAGCGAGTGAAGGAGATGTTTGGTTCTGGAACCGCTTGCGTTGTTAGTCCAGTTGGCAGGATCTTGTATCAGGGAGAG AATCTACATATTCCATGCGAAGGAGGTTTTCCTCCGCTTGCCTCCAGGCTGCTAAAAGAGCTCACAGATATTCAG tatggACGGACCCCCAGTGACTGGTCTTTGATCGTATAA
- the bcat1 gene encoding branched-chain-amino-acid aminotransferase, cytosolic isoform X2, whose translation MMSKWVLENNDVAGNASSFKAADTVIQLVQNQKPKPEPNGLVFGTVFTDHMLTIEWSLEEGWQEPHIKPFGNLSVHPGCSALHYAVQLFEGMKAYRGPDNKVRLFRPMINMKRMLKSAHRACLPSFDCAELLECIRKLVEVDQDWVPHSDSASLYIRPTFLGTEPTLGVKKPNKAMLFVILSPVGSYFSTGAKPVSLWADSKYIRAWRGGTGDCKMGGNYGASIYAQYEAVDYGCQQVLWLYGDNHQITEVGTMNLFVHWINEKGEEELATPPLDGIILPGVTRQSILELAHKWGEFQVSERYLTMADLRQALEDKRVKEMFGSGTACVVSPVGRILYQGENLHIPCEGGFPPLASRLLKELTDIQYGRTPSDWSLIV comes from the exons ATGATGTCCAAGTGG gtACTTGAAAATAATGATGTGGCTGGCAATGCCTCTAGCTTTAAG GCCGCAGACACGGTGATACAGTTAGTACAGAACCAAAAGCCAAAACCTGAACCGAATGGCCTGGTGTTTGGGACAGTCTTTACCGACCACATGTTGACCATTGAGTGGAGTCTTGAGGAAGGCTGGCAGGAGCCGCACATCAAGCCTTTTGGGAACCTGTCCGTACACCCAGGCTGTTCTGCCCTGCATTACGCTGTACAG CTCTTTGAGGGTATGAAGGCGTACCGGGGCCCAGATAACAAAGTGCGTCTTTTCAGACCCATGATAAACATGAAGCGGATGCTGAAGTCCGCCCACAGGGCCTGTCTGCCT AGTTTTGATTGTGCAGAGTTACTGGAGTGCATCAGGAAGCTGGTGGAGGTTGATCAGGATTGGGTTCCTCACTCAGACTCTGCCAGTTTGTACATCCGTCCCACCTTCCTGGGCACAGAG CCCACCCTTGGTGTCAAGAAGCCCAACAAGGCAATGCTTTTCGTCATCCTCAGCCCTGTGGGCTCATACTTCAGCACGGGTGCTAAACCAGTGTCTCTGTGGGCCGACTCCAAATACATCAGAGCTTGGAGAGGAGGTACAGGAGACTGCAAGATGggagg GAACTATGGCGCATCTATCTATGCCCAGTATGAGGCGGTGGATTACGGCTGCCAGCAGGTTCTGTGGCTGTACGGGGACAACCATCAGATAACAGAGGTCGGCACCATGAACCTTTTCGTTCACTGGATCAATGAGAAAGGAG agGAGGAGCTTGCAACACCACCTCTAGATGGCATTATTTTGCCGGGCGTTACACGACAAAGCATCCTAGAACTTGCTCACAAATGG GGTGAGTTCCAAGTATCCGAGCGGTATCTGACCATGGCCGACCTGCGGCAGGCTCTGGAGGACAAGCGAGTGAAGGAGATGTTTGGTTCTGGAACCGCTTGCGTTGTTAGTCCAGTTGGCAGGATCTTGTATCAGGGAGAG AATCTACATATTCCATGCGAAGGAGGTTTTCCTCCGCTTGCCTCCAGGCTGCTAAAAGAGCTCACAGATATTCAG tatggACGGACCCCCAGTGACTGGTCTTTGATCGTATAA
- the bcat1 gene encoding branched-chain-amino-acid aminotransferase, cytosolic isoform X3 — protein MLTIEWSLEEGWQEPHIKPFGNLSVHPGCSALHYAVQLFEGMKAYRGPDNKVRLFRPMINMKRMLKSAHRACLPSFDCAELLECIRKLVEVDQDWVPHSDSASLYIRPTFLGTEPTLGVKKPNKAMLFVILSPVGSYFSTGAKPVSLWADSKYIRAWRGGTGDCKMGGNYGASIYAQYEAVDYGCQQVLWLYGDNHQITEVGTMNLFVHWINEKGEEELATPPLDGIILPGVTRQSILELAHKWGEFQVSERYLTMADLRQALEDKRVKEMFGSGTACVVSPVGRILYQGENLHIPCEGGFPPLASRLLKELTDIQYGRTPSDWSLIV, from the exons ATGTTGACCATTGAGTGGAGTCTTGAGGAAGGCTGGCAGGAGCCGCACATCAAGCCTTTTGGGAACCTGTCCGTACACCCAGGCTGTTCTGCCCTGCATTACGCTGTACAG CTCTTTGAGGGTATGAAGGCGTACCGGGGCCCAGATAACAAAGTGCGTCTTTTCAGACCCATGATAAACATGAAGCGGATGCTGAAGTCCGCCCACAGGGCCTGTCTGCCT AGTTTTGATTGTGCAGAGTTACTGGAGTGCATCAGGAAGCTGGTGGAGGTTGATCAGGATTGGGTTCCTCACTCAGACTCTGCCAGTTTGTACATCCGTCCCACCTTCCTGGGCACAGAG CCCACCCTTGGTGTCAAGAAGCCCAACAAGGCAATGCTTTTCGTCATCCTCAGCCCTGTGGGCTCATACTTCAGCACGGGTGCTAAACCAGTGTCTCTGTGGGCCGACTCCAAATACATCAGAGCTTGGAGAGGAGGTACAGGAGACTGCAAGATGggagg GAACTATGGCGCATCTATCTATGCCCAGTATGAGGCGGTGGATTACGGCTGCCAGCAGGTTCTGTGGCTGTACGGGGACAACCATCAGATAACAGAGGTCGGCACCATGAACCTTTTCGTTCACTGGATCAATGAGAAAGGAG agGAGGAGCTTGCAACACCACCTCTAGATGGCATTATTTTGCCGGGCGTTACACGACAAAGCATCCTAGAACTTGCTCACAAATGG GGTGAGTTCCAAGTATCCGAGCGGTATCTGACCATGGCCGACCTGCGGCAGGCTCTGGAGGACAAGCGAGTGAAGGAGATGTTTGGTTCTGGAACCGCTTGCGTTGTTAGTCCAGTTGGCAGGATCTTGTATCAGGGAGAG AATCTACATATTCCATGCGAAGGAGGTTTTCCTCCGCTTGCCTCCAGGCTGCTAAAAGAGCTCACAGATATTCAG tatggACGGACCCCCAGTGACTGGTCTTTGATCGTATAA